From Streptomyces sp. NBC_00775, one genomic window encodes:
- a CDS encoding NUDIX hydrolase: MPAEVPYEQDEYRGGLRKVARVVLLDPEERILLLHGHEPDDPADDWWFTPGGGLEGDETREQAALRELTEETGITEVELGPVLWRRVCSFPFAGRRWDQDEWYYLARTTQTATVAAGLTDLERRSVAGARWWTCQELTEAHETVYPTRLAELLRRVLDEGPPATPEILDTEIV; this comes from the coding sequence GTGCCCGCTGAGGTGCCTTATGAGCAGGACGAGTACCGGGGAGGGCTGCGGAAGGTCGCCCGAGTGGTGCTGCTCGACCCCGAAGAACGCATTCTGCTGCTGCACGGGCACGAGCCGGACGATCCCGCCGACGACTGGTGGTTCACGCCGGGCGGAGGCCTGGAGGGCGACGAGACCCGGGAGCAGGCCGCGTTGCGGGAGCTCACGGAGGAGACCGGAATCACCGAGGTCGAGCTGGGCCCGGTGCTGTGGCGGCGGGTGTGTTCCTTCCCGTTCGCCGGCCGCCGTTGGGACCAGGACGAGTGGTACTACCTGGCCCGTACGACCCAGACGGCCACGGTGGCCGCGGGGCTGACGGACCTTGAACGGCGCAGTGTCGCCGGAGCGCGTTGGTGGACGTGCCAGGAACTGACCGAGGCACATGAGACGGTGTATCCGACCAGACTCGCCGAGCTGCTGCGCAGGGTGCTCGACGAGGGTCCCCCGGCCACACCCGAGATCCTCGACACGGAAATCGTCTAG
- the lepB gene encoding signal peptidase I, with translation MGGESTTRTAPRSGGASKGPAGGRIGQRLSGLAVALGIVLFIGGFAWGAVIYRPYTVPTSSMTPTIDAGDRVLAQRIDGSEVRRGDVVVFRDKTWVTNAAVVKRVVAVGGDTVSCCTNGKLTVNGKQIDESYLPKGSLAEITNIPTVKVPEGRLFLLGDERQGSLDSSAHLTDAASGTVSRGAVSARVDAVVWPMNGMLKRPSGWETLGSLSQPGPLRLMVGAVIAGAVLVLGGAAYGPIAGFVGRRGRSRTEPAGAR, from the coding sequence ATGGGTGGCGAGAGCACTACACGTACGGCCCCGCGCAGCGGTGGCGCGAGCAAGGGCCCGGCGGGCGGCCGGATCGGACAGAGGCTGTCCGGGCTGGCCGTCGCGCTGGGCATTGTGCTGTTCATCGGAGGGTTCGCCTGGGGGGCCGTGATCTACCGGCCCTACACCGTGCCCACCAGTTCGATGACGCCGACGATCGACGCGGGCGACCGGGTGCTGGCGCAGCGTATCGACGGCAGCGAGGTACGGCGCGGCGACGTCGTCGTCTTCCGCGACAAGACCTGGGTCACCAACGCGGCCGTGGTCAAGCGGGTGGTCGCCGTCGGCGGTGACACGGTGTCCTGCTGCACCAACGGCAAGCTGACCGTCAATGGCAAGCAGATCGACGAATCGTATCTGCCCAAGGGCAGCCTGGCCGAGATCACGAACATCCCGACCGTGAAGGTTCCCGAGGGGCGTCTGTTCCTGCTCGGTGACGAACGCCAGGGCTCGCTGGACTCCAGTGCCCACCTCACGGACGCGGCCAGCGGCACGGTGTCGCGCGGTGCGGTGAGCGCCAGGGTCGACGCCGTCGTCTGGCCCATGAACGGCATGCTCAAGCGGCCGTCCGGCTGGGAGACGCTGGGCAGCCTCTCCCAGCCCGGTCCGCTGCGCCTGATGGTCGGCGCGGTGATCGCCGGTGCGGTGCTCGTCCTGGGCGGCGCGGCGTACGGTCCCATCGCGGGCTTCGTGGGCCGGCGCGGCCGGTCCCGGACGGAGCCTGCCGGTGCCCGCTGA
- the lepB gene encoding signal peptidase I, which translates to MGDVAVGARSGHDGPEGQPERPDDAAAPAVEGASGSGSESADGSATTERTEQDPKKKQRSFWKELPILIGIALVLALLIKTFLVQAFSIPSDSMQNTLQQGDRVLVDKLTPWFGSEPERGEVVVFHDPDGWLRGEPTANPNALQTVLSWIGLMPSAEEKDLIKRVIGVGGDTIQCKGTGPLTVNGKALNEPYVYPGNTPCSVDEDGGQFKVKVPKGMIWVMGDHRQNSRDSRYNQTDKHHGMVPVSEVVGRAIVKAWPINRWGTLPVPDTFGQDGLSDQAAAAVTSPASVALVGAVPLVLVRRKRKASK; encoded by the coding sequence GTGGGGGATGTGGCGGTCGGCGCACGGTCCGGACACGATGGTCCCGAAGGGCAGCCGGAGCGGCCCGACGATGCGGCTGCCCCGGCCGTAGAGGGCGCCTCAGGCTCCGGGAGTGAGTCCGCGGACGGCAGCGCTACGACCGAGCGCACCGAGCAGGACCCGAAGAAGAAGCAGCGCTCCTTCTGGAAGGAGCTGCCGATCCTGATCGGCATCGCCCTGGTGCTCGCGCTGCTGATCAAGACCTTCCTGGTGCAGGCGTTCTCGATCCCCTCGGACTCGATGCAGAACACCCTCCAGCAGGGCGACCGTGTCCTGGTCGACAAGCTGACCCCGTGGTTCGGCTCCGAGCCGGAGCGCGGCGAGGTGGTCGTCTTCCACGACCCCGACGGCTGGCTGAGGGGCGAGCCCACGGCCAACCCGAACGCCCTGCAGACGGTGCTCAGCTGGATCGGCCTGATGCCGTCCGCCGAGGAGAAGGACCTCATCAAGCGGGTCATCGGCGTCGGCGGCGACACCATCCAGTGCAAGGGCACCGGCCCGCTGACCGTCAACGGCAAGGCGTTGAACGAGCCGTACGTGTACCCGGGGAACACCCCGTGCAGCGTTGACGAAGACGGCGGCCAGTTCAAGGTCAAGGTGCCCAAGGGCATGATCTGGGTGATGGGCGACCACCGTCAGAACTCACGGGACTCGCGCTACAACCAGACGGACAAGCACCACGGCATGGTCCCCGTGAGCGAGGTCGTCGGGCGCGCCATCGTGAAGGCCTGGCCCATCAACCGCTGGGGCACCCTCCCGGTCCCGGACACCTTCGGCCAGGACGGCCTGAGCGACCAGGCGGCGGCCGCGGTCACCTCGCCGGCGTCCGTGGCGCTCGTGGGCGCGGTACCGCTGGTGCTGGTACGCCGGAAGCGGAAGGCGTCCAAGTAG
- the lepB gene encoding signal peptidase I: MGNRGKPRGVSSSAADNLLPTGTRRASGGAARPSRVERRKLARKIKRRRRRSTVKEIPLLVGVAVLIALVLKTFLVQAFVIPSGSMENTIQIGDRVLVDKLTPWFGSKPQRGDVVVFKDPGGWLTAEETKKKSDPVVVKQVKEGLTFIGLLPSDNEKDLIKRVVGVGGDTVKCCDTQGRVTVNGTPLTEPYIYAGDKPSAFAFEVKVPEGRLFVLGDHRGNSADSRYHRTDKFSGTVSEKSVVGRAMVIAWPVGHWIRLKEPGTYATVADAPAGSTSALGASHRVASADPDGLIPLPTPAELPLVMGVVGLRRIRRGRRHGVRSGCGGCGGRRTVRTRWSRRAAGAARRCGCPGRRGRLRLRE; encoded by the coding sequence ATGGGTAACCGTGGCAAACCGCGCGGGGTCTCCAGCAGCGCGGCCGACAACCTGCTGCCCACCGGCACCCGACGCGCCTCCGGGGGCGCGGCCCGGCCCAGCCGCGTCGAGCGGCGCAAGCTCGCCCGCAAGATCAAGCGGCGCAGGCGACGCTCGACGGTCAAGGAGATACCGCTCCTCGTCGGCGTCGCCGTACTGATAGCCCTGGTCCTCAAGACCTTCCTCGTCCAGGCCTTCGTGATCCCGTCGGGCTCGATGGAGAACACGATCCAGATCGGCGACCGCGTCCTGGTCGACAAGCTCACGCCCTGGTTCGGCTCCAAGCCGCAGCGCGGTGACGTCGTCGTCTTCAAGGACCCCGGGGGCTGGCTCACCGCCGAGGAGACCAAGAAGAAGAGCGACCCCGTCGTCGTCAAGCAGGTCAAGGAAGGGCTGACCTTCATCGGCCTGCTGCCGTCCGACAACGAGAAGGACCTCATCAAGCGGGTCGTCGGCGTCGGCGGGGACACGGTCAAGTGCTGTGACACACAGGGCCGGGTGACCGTCAACGGCACGCCGCTGACCGAGCCCTACATCTACGCCGGTGACAAGCCGTCGGCCTTCGCCTTCGAGGTGAAGGTGCCCGAGGGCCGTCTGTTCGTGCTGGGTGACCACCGGGGCAACTCCGCCGACTCCCGCTACCACCGCACCGACAAGTTCAGCGGCACCGTCTCCGAGAAGTCCGTCGTCGGCCGGGCCATGGTCATCGCCTGGCCCGTCGGTCACTGGATCCGCCTGAAGGAACCGGGCACTTACGCGACCGTCGCCGACGCGCCCGCAGGGTCGACGTCCGCTCTCGGCGCGTCGCATAGGGTGGCCTCAGCGGATCCAGATGGATTGATCCCGCTCCCGACTCCTGCGGAACTCCCGCTCGTTATGGGAGTGGTGGGCCTGCGCCGAATACGGCGCGGGCGGCGGCACGGAGTGAGGAGTGGATGTGGGGGATGTGGCGGTCGGCGCACGGTCCGGACACGATGGTCCCGAAGGGCAGCCGGAGCGGCCCGACGATGCGGCTGCCCCGGCCGTAGAGGGCGCCTCAGGCTCCGGGAGTGA
- the lepB gene encoding signal peptidase I — protein MDTEAQPVERDRSSRPSESEEISDTEGQEGRSRFALVDRAADWLPGGRITLTVLVCLVFLLLVSRFVMQPFQIPSGSMESGLRIGDRVLVNKLAYRFDAEPQRGDVVVFDGTGYFGNADYIKRVVGVGGDHVVCCDKEGRLEVNGRSVDESTFLYPGDSPSEVPFDVVVPDGTLFVLGDHRGDSSDSRDHLGSPGGGMIPVSDVIGRADWIAWPAGHWTRLTRPDVYARVPAADGVHG, from the coding sequence ATGGACACCGAAGCACAGCCCGTGGAGCGCGACCGCTCCTCCCGCCCTTCCGAATCCGAGGAGATCTCGGACACAGAGGGGCAGGAGGGTCGGTCGCGTTTTGCGTTGGTCGACAGGGCCGCCGACTGGCTCCCGGGCGGGCGGATCACCCTGACCGTGCTGGTATGCCTGGTTTTTCTGCTCCTCGTCAGCAGGTTCGTGATGCAGCCGTTCCAAATTCCCAGCGGCTCCATGGAGTCGGGATTGAGGATCGGGGACCGCGTTCTCGTAAATAAGTTGGCGTACCGTTTCGATGCTGAGCCGCAGCGGGGCGATGTCGTTGTGTTCGACGGCACCGGCTATTTCGGGAACGCCGACTACATCAAGCGCGTCGTCGGTGTAGGGGGAGATCACGTGGTCTGCTGCGACAAGGAAGGGAGGCTCGAAGTGAACGGCCGGTCGGTCGACGAGTCGACGTTTCTGTATCCGGGGGACAGCCCGTCCGAGGTGCCCTTCGACGTCGTCGTGCCCGACGGCACCCTCTTCGTCCTCGGTGACCACCGCGGCGACTCCAGCGACTCCCGCGACCACCTGGGCTCGCCCGGCGGAGGCATGATCCCCGTCTCCGACGTCATCGGCAGAGCCGACTGGATCGCCTGGCCCGCCGGCCACTGGACCCGGCTGACGCGTCCCGACGTCTACGCGCGCGTGCCCGCCGCGGACGGTGTCCATGGGTAA
- the rplS gene encoding 50S ribosomal protein L19 codes for MSHLLDSVDSASLRSDIPAFRPGDTVNVHVRVIEGNRSRVQQFKGVVIRRQGAGVRETFTVRKVSFSVGVERTFPVHTPIVEKIELVTRGDVRRAKLYYLRDLRGKAAKIKEKRDN; via the coding sequence ATGTCTCACCTGCTCGACTCCGTCGACAGCGCGTCGCTGCGCAGCGACATCCCGGCCTTCCGCCCGGGTGACACCGTCAACGTCCACGTCCGCGTCATCGAGGGCAACCGCTCCCGTGTGCAGCAGTTCAAGGGCGTAGTCATCCGTCGCCAGGGCGCCGGTGTCCGCGAGACCTTCACGGTCCGCAAGGTCTCCTTCTCGGTCGGCGTCGAGCGCACCTTCCCGGTGCACACCCCGATCGTCGAGAAGATCGAGCTCGTCACCCGTGGTGACGTGCGTCGCGCGAAGCTGTACTACCTGCGTGACCTGCGCGGCAAGGCCGCGAAGATCAAGGAGAAGCGCGACAACTGA
- the trmD gene encoding tRNA (guanosine(37)-N1)-methyltransferase TrmD, which produces MRLDVVTIFPEYLEPLNVSLVGKARARGQLNVHVHDLREWTYDRHNTVDDTPYGGGPGMVMKTDPWGDALDSLLADGYETGSHGPVLVVPTPSGRPFTQELAVELSERPWLVFTPARYEGIDRRVIDEYATRMPVYEVSIGDYVLAGGEAAVLVVTEAVARLLPGVLGNAESHRDDSFAPGAMANLLEGPVYTKPPAWRGRGIPDVLLSGHHGKIARWRRDEALRRTAANRPDLIERCEPSAFDKKDREMLSILGWAPDPEGAPHGRFWRRPEAVEE; this is translated from the coding sequence ATGCGGCTCGACGTCGTCACGATCTTCCCCGAGTACCTGGAACCCCTGAACGTCTCGCTGGTCGGCAAGGCACGCGCGCGTGGACAGCTGAATGTGCACGTGCATGATCTTCGGGAGTGGACGTACGACCGCCACAACACGGTCGACGACACCCCGTACGGCGGCGGCCCCGGCATGGTCATGAAGACCGACCCCTGGGGCGACGCCCTGGACTCCCTCCTGGCCGACGGCTACGAGACGGGCTCCCACGGGCCCGTCCTGGTGGTCCCCACACCCAGCGGGCGCCCCTTCACCCAGGAACTCGCCGTCGAGCTCTCCGAGCGCCCCTGGCTGGTCTTCACGCCGGCGCGCTACGAGGGCATCGACCGCCGCGTCATCGACGAGTACGCCACCCGGATGCCGGTCTACGAGGTGTCCATCGGCGACTACGTACTCGCCGGCGGTGAGGCCGCCGTACTCGTCGTCACGGAGGCCGTGGCGCGGCTGCTGCCGGGTGTCCTCGGCAACGCCGAGTCCCACAGGGACGACTCGTTCGCTCCCGGGGCCATGGCCAACCTCCTGGAGGGGCCCGTCTACACCAAGCCCCCGGCGTGGCGCGGCCGCGGGATCCCCGACGTACTGCTCAGCGGCCACCACGGGAAGATCGCCCGCTGGCGCCGCGACGAGGCCCTGCGCCGTACGGCGGCGAACCGGCCCGACCTCATCGAGCGCTGCGAGCCCTCGGCCTTCGACAAGAAGGACCGCGAGATGCTCTCGATCCTGGGCTGGGCCCCGGATCCGGAGGGGGCGCCCCATGGTCGATTTTGGCGCAGGCCAGAGGCCGTGGAAGAATAG
- the rimM gene encoding ribosome maturation factor RimM (Essential for efficient processing of 16S rRNA) has product MQLVVARVGRAHGIKGEVTVEVRTDEPELRLGPGAVLATDPASTGPLTIETGRVHSGRLLLRFEGVRDRNAAEALRNTLLIAEVDPDEKPEDPDEYYDHQLMDLDVVTVDGTEVGRITEISHLPSQDLFVVERPDGTEVLIPFVEEIVTEIDLEEQRAVIDPPPGLIDDRAEIDSSRDEDEA; this is encoded by the coding sequence GTGCAGCTGGTAGTCGCTCGCGTCGGCCGCGCCCACGGCATCAAGGGCGAGGTCACCGTCGAGGTACGCACCGACGAGCCGGAACTCAGGCTCGGGCCCGGCGCCGTCCTGGCCACCGACCCCGCCTCCACCGGTCCGCTGACCATCGAGACCGGCCGGGTGCACAGCGGCCGTCTGCTGCTGCGCTTCGAAGGCGTACGCGACCGCAACGCCGCCGAGGCCCTGCGCAACACCCTGCTGATCGCCGAGGTCGACCCGGACGAGAAGCCCGAGGACCCGGACGAGTACTACGACCACCAGCTGATGGACCTGGACGTCGTCACGGTCGACGGCACCGAGGTCGGGCGGATCACCGAGATCTCGCACCTGCCCTCGCAGGACCTCTTCGTGGTCGAGCGGCCGGACGGGACCGAGGTGCTGATCCCCTTCGTGGAGGAGATCGTCACCGAGATCGACCTGGAGGAGCAGCGGGCCGTCATCGACCCGCCGCCGGGTCTGATCGACGACCGGGCCGAGATCGACTCTTCCCGGGACGAGGACGAGGCGTAA
- a CDS encoding RNA-binding protein, translated as MLEEALEHLVKGIVDNPDDVQVASRDLRRGRVLEVRVHPDDLGKVIGRNGRTARALRTVVGAIGGRGVRVDLVDVDHVR; from the coding sequence ATGCTCGAGGAGGCTCTCGAGCACCTCGTGAAGGGCATCGTCGACAACCCCGACGATGTGCAGGTCGCCTCGCGTGACCTGCGCCGCGGGCGCGTTCTCGAGGTCCGGGTTCACCCCGACGACCTCGGCAAGGTGATCGGCCGCAACGGCCGCACCGCGCGCGCTCTGCGCACCGTCGTGGGCGCCATCGGCGGCCGCGGTGTCCGCGTCGACCTCGTCGACGTGGACCACGTCCGCTGA
- the rpsP gene encoding 30S ribosomal protein S16 produces MAVKIKLKRLGKIRSPHYRIVVADSRTRRDGRAIEEIGLYHPVQNPSRIEVDSDRAQYWLGVGAQPTEPVLAILKLTGDWQKFKGLPAPAPLLVAAPKAARPLFDALGGDDEGKGEAITQKKKAEKKDEAAAESESTEA; encoded by the coding sequence GTGGCAGTCAAGATCAAGCTGAAGCGTCTGGGCAAGATCCGTTCGCCTCACTACCGCATCGTCGTCGCCGACTCCCGTACCCGCCGTGACGGCCGGGCCATCGAGGAGATCGGCCTGTACCACCCGGTACAGAACCCCTCGCGCATCGAGGTCGACTCGGACCGCGCGCAGTACTGGCTGGGTGTCGGCGCGCAGCCGACCGAGCCCGTTCTCGCGATCCTGAAGCTGACCGGCGACTGGCAGAAGTTCAAGGGCCTGCCCGCCCCGGCTCCGCTGCTCGTGGCCGCTCCGAAGGCCGCGCGCCCGCTGTTCGACGCCCTTGGTGGCGACGACGAGGGCAAGGGTGAGGCCATCACCCAGAAGAAGAAGGCTGAGAAGAAGGACGAGGCTGCCGCCGAGTCCGAGTCGACCGAGGCCTGA
- the proS gene encoding proline--tRNA ligase — protein MAKAPVLTPQADDFPRWYQDLINKAELADNGPVRGTMVIRPYGYGLWERMQQEMDARIKEAGAQNAYFPLFIPQSYLAKEAEHIEGFAPELAVVTHGGGKELEEPVVVRPTSEMIINASFSKWVQSYRDLPLLINQWANVVRWEMRPRVFLRTTEFLWQEGHTAHATYEDARDYAAYIHKEVYEDFMVNVLGIDVVLGRKTPSERFAGAINTLTLEGMMGDGKALQMGTSHELGQNFAKAFHTQYLSKDGKQELVWQTSWGTSTRMVGGLIMSHGDDNGLRVPPRLAPVQAVVLAIKGDDAVLAKVREIGDQLKAAGVRVQVDDRTDTPFGRRAVDWELKGVPVRIEVGPRDLENGTAMLARRIPGGKEPVAIDALAGLLPTVLEEDQALLLKQSRERRESRTSDVSTIEEAVEAATAGGWARLPWADLGEEGEAKLAEHSVTVRCLVAEDGSVPDADDAPGNVAVVARAY, from the coding sequence ATGGCAAAGGCACCTGTTCTCACGCCCCAGGCTGACGATTTCCCGCGCTGGTACCAGGACCTGATCAACAAGGCCGAGCTGGCCGACAACGGGCCGGTGCGCGGCACCATGGTCATCAGGCCGTACGGGTACGGGCTGTGGGAGCGGATGCAGCAGGAGATGGACGCCCGCATCAAGGAGGCAGGCGCCCAGAACGCGTACTTCCCGCTCTTCATCCCGCAGTCGTATCTGGCGAAGGAGGCCGAGCACATCGAGGGCTTCGCCCCCGAGCTCGCGGTCGTCACGCACGGCGGCGGCAAGGAGCTGGAGGAGCCGGTCGTCGTCCGCCCCACCTCCGAGATGATCATCAACGCCTCCTTCTCCAAGTGGGTGCAGAGCTACCGCGATCTGCCGCTGCTGATCAACCAGTGGGCGAACGTGGTCCGTTGGGAGATGCGCCCGCGCGTGTTCCTCCGTACGACTGAATTCCTCTGGCAGGAGGGTCACACCGCCCACGCCACGTACGAGGACGCCCGGGACTACGCCGCGTACATCCACAAGGAGGTGTACGAGGACTTCATGGTGAATGTCCTCGGCATCGACGTGGTGCTCGGCCGCAAGACCCCGAGCGAGCGGTTCGCCGGCGCCATCAACACCCTCACGCTCGAAGGCATGATGGGTGACGGCAAGGCCCTCCAGATGGGCACCAGCCATGAGCTCGGGCAGAACTTCGCCAAGGCCTTCCACACCCAGTACCTGTCCAAGGACGGCAAGCAGGAGCTCGTCTGGCAGACCTCCTGGGGGACGTCGACCCGCATGGTGGGTGGCCTGATCATGTCGCACGGCGATGACAATGGGTTGCGGGTGCCACCCCGGCTCGCCCCCGTACAGGCCGTGGTCCTCGCGATCAAGGGCGACGATGCGGTTCTGGCCAAGGTCCGCGAAATCGGCGATCAACTGAAGGCGGCGGGTGTACGGGTCCAGGTGGACGACCGTACGGACACCCCCTTCGGGCGCCGCGCCGTCGACTGGGAGCTCAAGGGCGTACCCGTACGCATCGAGGTCGGCCCCCGTGACCTGGAGAACGGCACCGCGATGCTCGCCCGCCGCATCCCCGGGGGCAAGGAGCCCGTCGCCATCGACGCTCTGGCCGGACTGCTTCCCACTGTCCTCGAAGAGGACCAGGCGCTGCTTCTGAAGCAGTCGCGCGAGCGCCGCGAGTCCCGTACGTCGGACGTGTCGACGATCGAGGAGGCCGTCGAGGCGGCCACCGCCGGCGGCTGGGCGCGCCTTCCCTGGGCCGACCTCGGCGAAGAGGGCGAGGCCAAGCTGGCCGAGCACTCCGTGACCGTACGGTGTCTGGTCGCCGAGGACGGGTCGGTACCCGACGCCGACGACGCACCCGGTAACGTCGCCGTCGTCGCGCGCGCTTACTGA
- a CDS encoding SAM-dependent methyltransferase produces MTPTLVRQQLPHSGAAPRVDQSARARDWAEIQERMLVPLYEAVYERLEVGGGTRLLGLGCGSGLALLMAAARGAAVTGVDCSAPERLALARERLLPAAWGRRARADTRLVDGSPADAAVVGAPAYNLMTAFEPIGCVARDSDRLAELLDAAAPLAERGASVVLVGWGPPERCATSAVLRVATKLADPLRGAGSWRAARRDDLEEVAHRAGLRPDGSGRVACPFGYADVDSAVRGLLSTGFFDPAVDATDEAQVDKELREALHPHLRRDGTVWMPNIFRYLIARTR; encoded by the coding sequence ATGACACCTACGCTCGTGCGGCAGCAGCTACCTCACTCGGGGGCGGCGCCCCGGGTGGATCAGTCTGCACGCGCGCGTGACTGGGCCGAGATCCAGGAGCGGATGCTGGTACCGCTCTACGAGGCCGTCTACGAGCGACTCGAAGTGGGCGGCGGGACGCGGCTGCTCGGCCTCGGCTGCGGGTCGGGGCTCGCCCTCCTGATGGCGGCCGCACGTGGCGCGGCGGTCACTGGTGTCGACTGCTCCGCGCCCGAGCGGCTGGCCCTCGCGCGGGAACGGTTGCTGCCGGCCGCATGGGGCAGGCGTGCGCGTGCGGACACCCGGCTCGTGGACGGGTCCCCCGCAGATGCGGCCGTCGTGGGGGCGCCGGCGTACAACCTGATGACCGCGTTCGAGCCGATCGGCTGTGTGGCCCGGGACTCGGACCGGCTGGCGGAACTCCTTGACGCGGCTGCGCCGCTGGCCGAGCGGGGCGCGTCTGTCGTGCTGGTCGGGTGGGGGCCGCCCGAACGTTGCGCCACGTCCGCCGTGTTGCGGGTCGCCACCAAGTTGGCGGATCCGCTGCGGGGGGCGGGGAGTTGGCGGGCCGCCCGCCGTGACGACCTGGAGGAGGTCGCCCACCGGGCAGGGCTGCGCCCTGACGGGTCGGGGCGGGTCGCTTGTCCGTTCGGGTACGCCGATGTCGACAGTGCGGTGCGAGGCTTGTTGTCGACGGGCTTCTTCGACCCGGCGGTCGACGCCACGGACGAGGCCCAGGTCGACAAGGAACTCCGGGAAGCCCTTCACCCTCATCTGCGCCGCGACGGCACCGTGTGGATGCCCAACATCTTCCGGTACCTGATCGCCCGCACCCGCTGA